From Sphingobacteriaceae bacterium:
GGAATTTCGGCTCGGCATGGGACTTTGGTCCTGCTCCTTTGGAACCTGTGGCGGGGGCTTTCAAGCGCAGAAGAAGGGCAGCAGGGCCCGGGCCCGTTGAAAGACGGACTCGAACATTTCCTCGGTAAGAACGCCGGTGTTGGTGTTCTGCCGGCTGGGATGGTAGCTGGCCAGCAGGGTGAGGCGCTGGCCCTTGGCAGCGGCAGCGGGCCAGCGGTACTCGCCGCCGTGGCGGAAGGCAGGCTTCTTGGGACGGCCGGCCCGGCCCCCGGGCTCGTCGGCAGCTCCATCAAGTTCATCCACCGGCACCGGCCAGCCCCAGCCTTCGTCGGCCATGATCCGGAGCACGCTGTCGAAGGCGATGCGGCCCAGGCAGAGGATTACTTCCACCGTGGCCATGCCGGTCAACTCCCGGACCAGGAAGGGGCGGCAGGCGGCCATTTCCCCCGCGGTGGGCTTGTTGTTGGGGGGCGCACAGCGGCAGACGGCGGTGATGTAGGCGTCCTGCAGGCTGAAGCCGTCGTCCCGGCTGTAGCTTTCCGGCTGGTTGGCGAACCCGGCGCCGTACAGGGCCCTGGCCAGCCACGCGCCCGAGTCGTCCCCGGTGAACATGCGCCCCGTGCGGTTGGCGCCGTGGGCGGCAGGGGCCAGGCCCACCACCAGCAGCCGGGCCAGGGGGTCGCCGAAGCCGGGGACGGGCTTGCCCCAATATTCCCAGTCTTGATAGGCCCGGCGCTTTTCCCGGGCCACATTTTCGATGTATTGAATCAGCCGCGGGCAGGCACGGCAGGCGACGATTTCCTCGGCCAGTTGGGCGACGGTGGCTTTTTGCCGGTGCATGACGCGTCTTCCTTTCCCGTGGCCGGTTTCGCCCTCCGGGCGACAGAACCTGCCCCGGGGCGAGGAAAACCGCTCTCTTTGGGGAA
This genomic window contains:
- a CDS encoding uracil-DNA glycosylase, which gives rise to MHRQKATVAQLAEEIVACRACPRLIQYIENVAREKRRAYQDWEYWGKPVPGFGDPLARLLVVGLAPAAHGANRTGRMFTGDDSGAWLARALYGAGFANQPESYSRDDGFSLQDAYITAVCRCAPPNNKPTAGEMAACRPFLVRELTGMATVEVILCLGRIAFDSVLRIMADEGWGWPVPVDELDGAADEPGGRAGRPKKPAFRHGGEYRWPAAAAKGQRLTLLASYHPSRQNTNTGVLTEEMFESVFQRARALLPFFCA